In Clarias gariepinus isolate MV-2021 ecotype Netherlands chromosome 1, CGAR_prim_01v2, whole genome shotgun sequence, one DNA window encodes the following:
- the fcer1g gene encoding high affinity immunoglobulin epsilon receptor subunit gamma, giving the protein MEKPGFTLIWLLPLSMTIGQAAAMDGGSQAYVCYILDAILFVYGLVLTVLYCRLKILQELSKKQAAAKKKASEGVYEGLSHRTQDTYESIQLKKT; this is encoded by the exons ATGGAGAAGCCTGGATTCACTCTGATTTGGCTCCTTCCTCTTTCGATGACCATTGGACAAGCTG CTGCTATGGATGGTGGAAGTCAAGCGTACGTCTGCTATATCTTGGATGCTATTTTGTTTGTCTACGGACTTGTCCTGACCGTCCTTTACTGCAGGTTAAAG ATACTGCAGGAACTTTCAAAAAAACAGGCTGCTGCAAAg AAAAAAGCATCAGAGGGAGTCTACGAA GGACTTTCACATCGTACTCAAGATACCTATGAGTCCATTCAACTGAAGAAGACATAA